One stretch of Bosea vaviloviae DNA includes these proteins:
- a CDS encoding NADPH-dependent FMN reductase, with amino-acid sequence MHRRLEPRIKLALIYGSTREGRLCDTIAGWAAAQIEGDGPFDLDIIDPATLGLPERHPRGEHDAVRALRQRIGNADGFVIATPEYNRGYTAALKFLIDLVGEEWRGKPVGFVSYGGVSGGLRAVEQLRLVFAELHAMTIRDGVCFANVWSRFDASGKLIDADQPEKAMAVMLAQLHWWASALRNARNSVPYGQFAA; translated from the coding sequence ATGCACCGCAGGCTCGAACCCAGGATCAAGCTGGCGCTGATCTATGGCAGCACCCGTGAAGGCCGCCTCTGCGACACGATCGCCGGCTGGGCCGCAGCGCAGATCGAAGGCGACGGCCCCTTCGATCTCGACATCATCGACCCGGCCACGCTCGGCCTGCCGGAGCGGCATCCGCGCGGCGAACACGACGCCGTGCGAGCGCTCCGCCAGCGCATCGGCAATGCCGACGGTTTCGTCATCGCGACGCCGGAATATAATCGTGGCTACACCGCCGCGCTGAAGTTCCTGATCGATCTGGTCGGCGAGGAGTGGCGCGGCAAGCCGGTCGGCTTCGTCTCCTATGGCGGCGTCTCGGGCGGCTTGCGCGCCGTCGAGCAACTGCGCCTCGTCTTCGCCGAGCTCCACGCCATGACGATCCGCGACGGCGTCTGCTTCGCCAATGTCTGGAGCCGCTTCGACGCGTCGGGAAAGCTCATCGACGCCGACCAGCCGGAGAAGGCGATGGCAGTGATGCTGGCGCAATTGCACTGGTGGGCGAGCGCGCTGCGCAACGCCCGAAACAGCGTGCCTTACGGGCAATTCGCGGCCTGA
- a CDS encoding NAD-dependent epimerase/dehydratase family protein has protein sequence MKVLIFGATGMVGQGVLRECLLDPDVSEVLTIGRSATGQSNPKLREIVHADLTDYTAIEPQLTGFDACFFCLGIASAGMSEADYRRITYDIALAAAGTLVRLNPAMVFVYVSGASTDSSEKGRWMWARVKGATENAIMRLPFRASYMFRPGAIQPLHGIRSKTRLYRVIYDLTAPLLPLLQRWLPDSITTTEQIGKAMLKVAREGAPKPILENADINRL, from the coding sequence ATGAAAGTCCTGATTTTCGGCGCGACCGGCATGGTCGGGCAAGGCGTGCTGCGCGAATGCCTGCTCGATCCCGACGTGAGCGAGGTCCTCACCATTGGCCGCAGCGCAACCGGGCAGAGCAACCCGAAGCTGCGCGAGATCGTCCACGCCGATCTGACGGATTACACCGCTATCGAACCGCAGCTCACGGGCTTCGACGCCTGCTTCTTCTGCCTCGGCATCGCCTCTGCGGGAATGAGCGAGGCCGATTATCGCCGCATCACCTATGATATCGCGCTCGCCGCCGCCGGGACGCTGGTGCGTCTCAATCCGGCGATGGTGTTCGTCTATGTCTCTGGCGCCAGCACCGACAGCAGCGAAAAAGGCCGCTGGATGTGGGCGCGGGTGAAGGGCGCGACCGAGAACGCCATCATGCGCCTGCCTTTCAGGGCCTCCTACATGTTCCGCCCGGGCGCGATCCAGCCACTGCACGGCATCCGCTCCAAGACGAGGCTTTATCGCGTGATCTACGACCTGACCGCGCCGTTGCTGCCTCTGCTGCAGCGCTGGCTGCCTGATTCCATCACCACGACCGAGCAGATCGGCAAGGCGATGCTCAAGGTGGCTAGGGAGGGAGCGCCCAAGCCCATCCTCGAAAATGCCGACATCAACCGGCTTTGA
- the soxR gene encoding redox-sensitive transcriptional activator SoxR: MDELSVGEVARRTGLAVSAIHFYEAKGLIRSNRSAGNQRRYPREVLRRVSIIKVAQRTGMPLKTIREAFKALPAERTPTVADWAKLSSLWKAELERRIDRLTRLRDHLTDCIGCGCLSVKGCPLHNPWDRLAEQGAGPRLLDPD, encoded by the coding sequence TTGGACGAATTGAGCGTCGGCGAGGTCGCGCGCCGCACCGGGCTTGCCGTCTCCGCGATCCATTTCTATGAGGCGAAAGGCCTGATCCGCAGCAATCGCAGCGCCGGCAATCAGCGGCGCTATCCGCGCGAGGTCTTGCGGCGGGTTTCGATCATCAAGGTGGCGCAACGCACCGGCATGCCATTGAAGACGATCCGCGAGGCCTTCAAGGCGCTGCCGGCCGAGCGCACGCCGACAGTCGCCGACTGGGCGAAGCTGTCCTCGCTGTGGAAGGCGGAGCTGGAGCGGCGTATCGACCGGCTGACGCGCTTGCGCGACCACCTGACCGACTGCATCGGCTGCGGCTGTCTCTCGGTGAAGGGTTGCCCCTTGCACAATCCCTGGGACAGGCTGGCCGAGCAGGGGGCGGGCCCGCGCTTGCTCGATCCGGATTGA
- a CDS encoding SDR family oxidoreductase produces the protein MAATNAPPHTGKLAIVTGTGGLGFETALGLARAGIEVVLAGRDPIKGEEARAHIESAVAGASVSFAELDLANLASVAAFADSFAARHGRLDILINNAGVMALPARKTTADGFEMQFGTNFLGAFALTGHLLPLLRRSGSARIVQLSSLAHRRGRIAFDNLQGERRYRPWQAYAQSKLAMLIFALELQRRSDAHGWGLTSVAAHPGWATSELIANGPARDRSGPSRLLWRLVPLLAPLLSQSTADGALPSLHAALAAMVVKGGYYGPDGFYEIKGPPVPARIVGEANDPAIAARLWQVAEQLTGHPFAKAAAAPIW, from the coding sequence GTGGCCGCCACGAACGCCCCGCCACACACCGGCAAGCTCGCCATTGTCACAGGCACAGGCGGACTCGGCTTCGAGACCGCGTTGGGACTGGCGCGCGCCGGTATTGAGGTTGTCCTCGCCGGGCGCGATCCCATCAAGGGCGAGGAGGCGCGCGCCCACATTGAGAGCGCCGTGGCCGGCGCGAGTGTCTCGTTCGCGGAGCTCGATCTGGCAAACCTCGCCTCGGTGGCCGCTTTCGCCGACAGCTTTGCTGCGCGGCACGGCCGGCTCGATATCCTGATCAACAATGCCGGCGTGATGGCCCTGCCCGCGCGCAAGACCACCGCTGACGGCTTCGAGATGCAGTTCGGCACCAATTTCCTCGGAGCCTTCGCGCTGACCGGCCATCTGCTGCCGCTTCTGCGCCGAAGCGGCAGCGCGCGCATCGTCCAGCTCAGCAGCCTCGCCCATCGCCGCGGCCGGATCGCTTTCGACAATCTGCAAGGCGAGAGACGCTACCGCCCATGGCAGGCCTACGCACAGTCGAAGCTCGCCATGCTGATCTTCGCGCTGGAGCTGCAGCGTCGCAGCGATGCGCATGGCTGGGGCCTGACCAGCGTCGCCGCCCATCCCGGCTGGGCGACGAGCGAGCTGATCGCGAACGGTCCGGCCCGCGATCGCTCCGGACCGTCCCGGCTGCTCTGGCGGCTGGTGCCGCTGCTGGCGCCGCTCCTCAGCCAATCGACGGCCGACGGCGCGCTGCCCAGTCTCCACGCCGCCCTGGCCGCCATGGTGGTGAAGGGCGGATATTACGGCCCAGACGGGTTCTACGAGATCAAGGGCCCGCCGGTGCCGGCGCGAATCGTCGGCGAAGCCAACGACCCCGCCATCGCGGCCCGGCTCTGGCAGGTTGCGGAGCAGTTGACCGGCCACCCCTTTGCCAAGGCGGCAGCAGCCCCCATCTGGTGA
- a CDS encoding ABC transporter substrate-binding protein yields MKLLTTLASAGLLALAALPVAAQTPSTLRVGLQEDPDMLDPHKARTFVGRIVFKGLCDKLLDITPELKLVPRLATEWSFSADGLTLTMKLRTDAKFHDGDVFNAEAAKANLERARTLPDSLRKSELASVDSIETPDASTIVMKLKRPDATLLAQLTDRAGMMLAPKSLSGDVATKPVCSGPYKFVERVQNDRIVLEKFKEHWEAANYHFDRIIYRSIPDTTVRLANLRAGELDILERLAPTDVKSAQADKSIKVMSVANLGYQGITINTNNGDGAKQPMGMDKRVRQALSLSIDRKVLNDAVFDGLYEPIIQPFNPGNPYLSAEFPVPARDVAKAKALLKEAGLSKVSVELFVTNNPVQAQVGQVIQAMAQETGIDVQVRSTEFASQLRDQQQGKFQMSLIGWSGRIDPDGNLHQFVTTKGNQNDGKYSNAEVDKALDEARTIYDVAGRKRHYDAAQKFLQDELPIVYLYNDKRYFALRANLQGFVINPDGMIRLSGLKRQ; encoded by the coding sequence ATGAAGCTCCTGACCACCCTGGCCTCGGCCGGCCTGCTGGCGCTGGCGGCGCTCCCTGTCGCAGCCCAAACGCCTTCGACCCTGCGCGTCGGGCTGCAGGAAGACCCCGACATGCTCGACCCGCACAAGGCGCGCACCTTCGTCGGCCGCATCGTCTTCAAGGGGCTCTGCGACAAGCTGCTCGACATCACGCCCGAGCTGAAGCTGGTGCCAAGGCTCGCGACCGAGTGGAGCTTCTCGGCGGACGGGCTGACGCTGACGATGAAGCTCAGGACCGACGCCAAATTCCATGATGGCGACGTCTTCAACGCGGAGGCCGCCAAAGCCAATCTCGAGCGCGCCCGGACCCTGCCCGACTCGCTGCGCAAATCCGAGCTCGCCTCGGTCGACAGCATCGAGACGCCCGACGCCTCGACCATCGTGATGAAGCTGAAGCGCCCCGATGCGACGCTCCTGGCGCAGCTCACCGACCGCGCCGGCATGATGCTGGCGCCCAAGAGCCTGAGCGGCGACGTCGCCACCAAGCCGGTCTGTTCCGGCCCCTATAAATTCGTCGAGCGCGTCCAGAACGACCGCATCGTGCTGGAGAAGTTCAAGGAGCATTGGGAGGCGGCGAATTACCATTTCGACCGCATCATCTATCGCTCGATCCCCGACACCACGGTGCGGCTGGCAAATCTGCGCGCCGGCGAACTGGATATCCTGGAGCGGCTCGCACCGACCGACGTGAAATCGGCCCAAGCCGACAAGTCGATCAAGGTCATGAGCGTCGCCAATCTCGGCTACCAGGGCATCACCATCAACACCAATAATGGTGACGGCGCCAAGCAACCCATGGGCATGGACAAGCGCGTACGCCAGGCGCTCTCGCTCTCGATCGACCGCAAGGTTCTGAACGACGCGGTGTTCGACGGCCTGTACGAGCCGATAATCCAGCCCTTCAACCCGGGCAACCCCTATCTCAGCGCCGAATTCCCGGTGCCGGCCCGCGACGTCGCCAAGGCCAAGGCGCTGCTCAAAGAGGCCGGGCTGTCGAAGGTCTCGGTCGAACTCTTCGTCACCAACAATCCGGTTCAAGCGCAGGTCGGGCAGGTCATTCAGGCGATGGCGCAGGAGACCGGTATCGACGTGCAGGTCCGCTCGACCGAATTCGCCAGCCAGCTGCGCGACCAGCAGCAGGGCAAGTTCCAGATGAGCCTGATCGGCTGGTCGGGCCGCATCGACCCGGACGGAAATCTGCACCAGTTTGTCACCACCAAGGGCAACCAGAACGACGGCAAATACTCCAATGCCGAGGTGGACAAGGCCCTAGACGAAGCCCGGACGATCTACGACGTAGCCGGACGCAAGAGGCACTACGACGCGGCTCAGAAATTCCTGCAGGACGAGTTGCCCATCGTCTATCTCTACAACGACAAGCGCTATTTCGCGCTGCGCGCGAACCTCCAGGGCTTCGTGATCAACCCCGACGGGATGATCCGGCTG
- a CDS encoding creatininase family protein yields the protein MTARFWGELKTTEFEGLSADNTVAVLPLAAIEQHGPHLPVSVDTTIMNAMLAEAMPLVPAGLDVLVLPTMAVGKSNEHLHSPGTLTLSWETATSAWIEIGESVRRAGLRKLVIVTSHGGNVDPMKVVARELRVRFGMLTVTTAWRAFGLPQGLFADLDANHGIHAGDIETSLMLHFRPDLVDMSKAGRFEPLTIAMADDYTWLRPTGLHAFAWMAQDVHASGAAGDASLATAGKGQATAAFQANGFVQLLADVARFPLAKLHKAE from the coding sequence ATGACCGCGCGCTTCTGGGGCGAGCTGAAGACGACTGAATTCGAAGGGTTGTCCGCGGACAACACCGTCGCGGTCCTGCCGCTGGCGGCGATCGAGCAGCATGGCCCGCATCTGCCTGTTTCCGTCGACACCACGATCATGAACGCGATGCTGGCTGAAGCGATGCCGCTCGTCCCGGCCGGGCTCGACGTCTTGGTGCTGCCGACCATGGCGGTGGGCAAATCAAATGAACACCTGCATTCGCCCGGCACCCTCACGCTGTCCTGGGAGACCGCCACCAGCGCCTGGATCGAGATCGGCGAGAGTGTCAGGCGTGCAGGCTTGCGCAAGCTCGTCATCGTCACCTCGCATGGCGGCAATGTCGACCCGATGAAGGTGGTCGCGCGCGAATTGCGCGTGCGCTTCGGCATGCTCACCGTGACGACCGCCTGGCGCGCCTTCGGCCTGCCGCAGGGCCTCTTTGCCGATCTCGACGCCAATCACGGCATCCATGCCGGCGATATCGAGACCTCGCTCATGCTGCATTTCCGGCCAGACCTCGTCGATATGAGCAAGGCCGGGCGCTTCGAGCCGCTGACGATCGCGATGGCGGATGACTACACCTGGCTGCGGCCGACCGGGCTGCACGCCTTCGCCTGGATGGCGCAGGACGTCCACGCCTCGGGCGCAGCCGGCGACGCCAGTCTCGCCACAGCCGGGAAAGGCCAGGCGACGGCGGCGTTCCAGGCGAATGGCTTCGTCCAGTTGTTGGCGGATGTCGCGCGCTTTCCGCTGGCGAAGCTGCACAAGGCGGAGTGA
- a CDS encoding malonate--CoA ligase: MGNHLFDLVRSRIPAPNAPFATLDDGRSYSYADMVAVSSRFANALVGLGVKPGDRVAVQVEKSIEALMLYLGTVRAGAIFLPLNTAYTPAEIEYFLGDAEPAVFVCDPAKAQALKPYAEKAGSKLETLGVWRSADVSAGTLSDKALAAATEFADVARGPDDLAAILYTSGTTGRSKGAMLSHDNLASNALALVDYWRFTKDDVLLHALPIFHTHGLFVATNVVLLSGSAMILLPKFDPDQVFKYLPQASCMMGVPTFYVRLLQDNRLTKAATQHMRLFVSGSAPLLAETHREWRERTGHAILERYGMTETNMNTSNPYEGERVAGTVGFPLPGVSARVTDPETAKVLGADEIGMIEVKGPNVFKGYWRNPEKTAAEFRPDGFFITGDLGKIDPAGYVHIVGRGKDLIITGGYNVYPKEVETEIDEMQGVVESAVIGCPHPDFGEGVTAVVVVKPGATITAASIAKTLEQRLAKFKLPKQVFIVDDLPRNTMGKVQKNLLRETYKDIYARQMKAGE; the protein is encoded by the coding sequence ATGGGCAACCACCTGTTCGACCTCGTCAGGTCGCGTATCCCCGCGCCGAACGCGCCTTTTGCGACGCTCGATGACGGCCGCAGCTACAGCTATGCCGACATGGTTGCGGTCTCCTCCCGCTTTGCCAATGCGCTGGTCGGGCTTGGGGTGAAGCCCGGCGACCGCGTCGCGGTGCAGGTCGAGAAGAGCATCGAGGCCTTGATGCTCTATCTCGGCACGGTCCGCGCCGGCGCGATCTTCCTGCCGCTGAACACCGCCTATACCCCTGCCGAGATCGAGTATTTCCTTGGCGATGCCGAGCCCGCGGTCTTCGTCTGCGATCCCGCCAAGGCGCAGGCCCTGAAGCCTTATGCCGAGAAGGCCGGTTCGAAGCTCGAGACGCTCGGCGTCTGGCGTTCAGCCGATGTCTCCGCCGGCACGCTCTCCGACAAGGCGCTGGCTGCTGCGACCGAGTTCGCCGATGTCGCGCGTGGGCCCGATGATCTCGCCGCCATCCTCTACACCTCGGGCACGACCGGCCGCTCCAAGGGCGCGATGCTGAGCCATGACAATCTGGCCTCGAACGCGCTCGCTTTGGTCGACTACTGGCGCTTCACCAAGGACGACGTGCTGCTGCATGCGCTGCCGATCTTCCACACGCATGGGCTTTTCGTCGCCACCAATGTCGTGCTGCTCTCGGGCAGCGCGATGATCCTGCTGCCGAAATTCGATCCGGACCAGGTCTTCAAATATCTGCCCCAGGCGAGCTGCATGATGGGCGTGCCGACCTTCTATGTCCGGCTGCTGCAGGATAACAGGCTGACCAAGGCGGCGACGCAGCATATGCGCCTCTTCGTCTCCGGCTCGGCCCCCTTGCTCGCCGAGACCCATCGCGAATGGCGCGAGCGCACCGGCCACGCCATCCTCGAGCGCTATGGCATGACCGAGACCAATATGAACACCTCCAACCCCTATGAGGGCGAGCGGGTGGCGGGCACGGTCGGCTTCCCGCTGCCGGGCGTCTCCGCCCGCGTCACCGACCCCGAGACGGCGAAGGTGCTGGGCGCCGACGAGATCGGCATGATCGAGGTCAAGGGCCCCAACGTCTTCAAGGGCTATTGGCGCAATCCTGAGAAGACGGCGGCCGAGTTCCGCCCTGACGGCTTCTTCATCACCGGCGATCTCGGCAAGATCGACCCCGCCGGCTATGTCCATATCGTCGGGCGCGGCAAGGACCTGATCATCACCGGCGGCTACAATGTCTATCCCAAGGAGGTCGAGACCGAGATCGACGAGATGCAGGGCGTGGTCGAAAGCGCCGTCATCGGCTGTCCGCACCCCGATTTCGGCGAGGGTGTCACCGCCGTCGTGGTGGTCAAGCCCGGCGCGACGATCACCGCCGCCTCGATCGCCAAGACGCTGGAGCAGCGCCTGGCCAAGTTCAAATTGCCCAAGCAGGTCTTCATCGTCGACGATCTGCCGCGCAACACCATGGGCAAGGTCCAGAAGAACCTGCTGCGCGAGACCTATAAGGACATCTACGCCAGGCAGATGAAGGCGGGGGAGTAA
- the otnK gene encoding 3-oxo-tetronate kinase, with protein MLLGVIADDMTGATDVALMLNRAGMRTIQVIGAPSTGASSAGASLPDADAVVVALKSRTNPVAEAVADSLSACEALLAAGAKQILFKYCSTFDSTAQGNIGPVADALMQRLGTGMAIICPAFPANGRSIYQGYLFVGAVPLHESSMKDHPLTPMRDSNLMRLMGAQTKAPVGHVGYATVLAGAEAVKARFAALAGEGARYVVTDALTNDDLMVLGKAVAGHVLLTGGSGIAMGLPQNFREAGLLRQRAAPVSLSAPKGRAGIISGSCSTATRGQIKAAVAAGYPALKVDPLALAAGTQSAAQLAAWALAQPQDKPFLLYSSDDPAEVAAIQDKLGRDKAGETVEHAFAETARLLADGGVSKLLVAGGETSGAVVQGLGIGTLEIGPEIDPGVPWTRVVAGPDLVIALKSGNFGTPDFFLKAWALLD; from the coding sequence ATGCTGCTGGGTGTGATCGCCGACGACATGACGGGTGCGACCGATGTCGCGCTGATGCTGAACCGCGCCGGCATGCGCACCATCCAGGTCATTGGCGCGCCAAGCACCGGGGCATCAAGCGCGGGCGCATCGCTTCCCGATGCCGATGCGGTCGTCGTGGCGCTGAAATCGCGCACCAACCCGGTCGCTGAGGCGGTGGCGGATTCGCTCAGTGCTTGCGAGGCGCTGCTGGCGGCCGGCGCGAAGCAGATCCTGTTCAAATATTGCTCGACCTTCGATTCGACGGCGCAGGGCAATATCGGCCCGGTCGCGGATGCGCTGATGCAGCGGCTCGGCACCGGGATGGCGATCATCTGCCCGGCCTTCCCCGCCAATGGCCGCTCGATCTACCAGGGCTATCTCTTCGTCGGCGCGGTGCCGCTGCATGAAAGCTCGATGAAGGACCATCCGCTGACGCCGATGCGCGATTCGAACCTGATGCGGTTGATGGGCGCGCAGACCAAGGCGCCGGTCGGTCATGTCGGCTATGCCACGGTGCTGGCGGGTGCTGAGGCCGTGAAGGCGCGTTTCGCTGCGCTGGCGGGGGAGGGGGCGCGCTATGTCGTCACCGACGCGCTGACCAATGACGACCTGATGGTACTGGGCAAGGCCGTTGCCGGCCATGTCCTGCTGACCGGCGGCTCCGGCATCGCGATGGGCCTGCCGCAGAATTTCCGCGAGGCCGGGCTGCTGCGGCAGCGCGCCGCGCCTGTGAGCCTGAGCGCGCCGAAGGGCCGCGCCGGCATCATCTCCGGCAGCTGCTCGACGGCGACGCGCGGGCAGATCAAGGCGGCGGTCGCCGCGGGCTACCCCGCTTTGAAGGTCGACCCGCTGGCGCTGGCCGCCGGCACGCAGAGCGCGGCGCAGCTTGCCGCCTGGGCACTGGCGCAGCCGCAGGACAAGCCCTTCCTGCTCTATTCCAGCGATGATCCGGCCGAGGTCGCCGCGATCCAGGACAAGCTCGGCCGCGACAAGGCGGGCGAGACGGTCGAGCACGCTTTCGCCGAGACCGCGCGGCTCCTCGCCGATGGCGGCGTCTCCAAGCTGCTCGTCGCCGGCGGCGAGACCTCCGGGGCCGTCGTCCAGGGGCTCGGCATCGGGACGCTGGAGATCGGCCCCGAAATCGATCCGGGCGTGCCCTGGACGCGCGTCGTCGCCGGTCCCGATCTCGTGATTGCGCTGAAATCCGGCAATTTCGGCACGCCCGACTTCTTCCTCAAGGCCTGGGCCTTGCTGGATTGA
- a CDS encoding malonyl-CoA decarboxylase, whose translation MDMAFLGDLLTSVADRGRALIGFERFAGRNRPIDRLCEDLLSGRGEASGMALAQAVLNAWEGLDRQGRQAFFMMLQERFGPDQERLGKAIEAYRKEPGTAAIAALHFASEPRRQELLRRLNLAPDGTHVLVRMREALFEAMEAEPELKAVDSDFRHLFGSWFNRGFLVLRRIDWRSPANVLEKIIRYEAVHEIQGWDDLRRRLEPADRRCFAFFHPQLVDEPLIFVEVALTGAIPHSIGELLSGEREVLSAQAATTAVFYSISNCQEGLRGISFGNFLIKQVAEDLKRELPGLETFVTLSPVPGFARWLDDIIADPGDFHLSNEERSELARPASETGLLDDPAKARRDKLLGQMAAQYLLRARTASGRVIDPVARFHLGNGARLERINVGGNLSARGLREAHGVMVNYRYDLGDIEINHEAFATRNTVVASSGVRKLLRPAAG comes from the coding sequence ATGGATATGGCGTTTCTCGGAGACCTTCTGACCAGCGTGGCGGATCGCGGCCGGGCGCTGATCGGCTTCGAACGCTTTGCCGGGCGCAACCGGCCGATCGACCGGCTCTGCGAGGATCTGCTCTCGGGGCGCGGCGAAGCCTCGGGCATGGCGCTGGCGCAGGCGGTCCTGAACGCCTGGGAAGGGCTCGACCGGCAGGGCCGGCAGGCCTTCTTCATGATGCTCCAGGAGCGTTTCGGGCCGGATCAGGAGCGATTGGGCAAGGCGATCGAGGCCTATCGCAAGGAGCCCGGCACGGCTGCGATCGCTGCCCTGCATTTCGCCTCCGAACCGCGCCGGCAGGAATTGCTGCGCCGGCTCAACCTCGCGCCCGACGGCACGCATGTTCTGGTGCGGATGCGCGAGGCGCTGTTCGAGGCGATGGAGGCCGAGCCTGAGCTCAAGGCCGTCGACAGCGATTTCCGCCACCTCTTCGGCTCCTGGTTCAACCGCGGCTTCCTGGTCCTGCGCCGGATCGACTGGCGCAGCCCCGCCAATGTCCTGGAAAAGATCATCCGCTACGAGGCGGTGCACGAGATCCAGGGCTGGGACGATCTGCGCCGCAGGTTGGAGCCGGCCGACCGCCGCTGCTTCGCCTTCTTCCACCCGCAACTCGTCGACGAGCCGTTGATCTTCGTCGAGGTCGCGCTGACCGGCGCGATTCCGCACAGCATCGGCGAGCTCCTGAGCGGCGAGCGCGAGGTGCTGTCCGCCCAGGCGGCGACGACGGCCGTGTTCTATTCGATCTCGAACTGCCAGGAGGGGTTGCGCGGCATCTCCTTCGGCAATTTCCTGATCAAGCAGGTGGCCGAGGACCTGAAGCGCGAATTGCCGGGGCTCGAGACCTTCGTCACGCTCTCGCCGGTGCCGGGTTTCGCGCGCTGGCTCGACGACATCATTGCCGATCCGGGAGATTTCCACCTGAGCAATGAGGAGCGCTCGGAACTCGCGCGCCCGGCCAGCGAGACGGGCCTGCTCGACGATCCGGCCAAGGCAAGGCGCGACAAGCTGCTCGGCCAGATGGCGGCGCAATATCTGCTGCGGGCCCGCACGGCCTCGGGACGCGTCATCGATCCCGTCGCGCGCTTCCATCTCGGCAATGGCGCGCGGCTTGAGCGCATCAATGTCGGCGGCAACCTCTCGGCGCGGGGCTTGCGCGAAGCCCATGGCGTGATGGTCAATTATCGCTATGACCTCGGCGATATCGAGATCAATCACGAGGCCTTCGCCACCCGCAACACGGTCGTCGCCTCCTCGGGCGTGCGCAAGCTGCTGCGGCCGGCAGCCGGATGA
- a CDS encoding MBL fold metallo-hydrolase: protein MQLQLLRNAALKLSYAGRTILVDPDLGARHSRRSIAGRSNNPMVELPLPIEDILAGVDLVIVSHLHADHFDEVAKERLPKDLPLICRAGDEETIAKAGFRAITPLDCYLRLGPIILKSHPAQHGTGAVVETMGPVMGFGLEAPGEPAFYWCGDSVLYPPLLDAVKATDPDIIVTHSCGALWDGTLIVMDAGQTLDLCEAAPRATVIATHMEALDHATVSRAALRQAAQARGIGSERLLIPQDGETIELRASGAA, encoded by the coding sequence ATGCAGCTACAACTTCTCCGCAATGCCGCCCTCAAGCTCAGCTATGCCGGCAGGACGATCCTCGTCGATCCCGATCTCGGGGCGCGCCACAGCCGGCGCTCCATCGCCGGCCGCTCGAACAATCCCATGGTCGAGCTGCCGCTGCCGATCGAGGACATCCTCGCCGGGGTCGACCTCGTCATCGTCTCGCATCTGCACGCCGACCATTTCGACGAGGTCGCCAAGGAGCGCCTGCCCAAGGACCTGCCGCTGATCTGCCGCGCCGGCGACGAGGAGACCATCGCCAAGGCGGGCTTCCGCGCGATCACGCCGCTGGACTGCTATCTCCGGCTCGGCCCGATCATCCTCAAATCGCATCCCGCCCAGCATGGAACCGGCGCGGTCGTCGAGACGATGGGGCCGGTGATGGGCTTCGGCCTGGAGGCGCCGGGCGAGCCGGCCTTCTACTGGTGCGGCGACAGCGTGCTTTACCCGCCCTTGCTCGACGCCGTGAAGGCGACCGACCCCGACATCATCGTGACGCATTCCTGCGGCGCGCTCTGGGACGGCACGCTGATCGTGATGGATGCCGGGCAGACGCTCGACCTCTGCGAGGCGGCGCCGCGCGCGACCGTGATCGCGACCCATATGGAAGCGCTCGACCACGCCACGGTCAGCCGCGCCGCCCTGCGGCAGGCCGCGCAGGCGCGCGGCATCGGCAGCGAGCGCCTGCTGATCCCGCAGGATGGCGAGACGATCGAACTGCGGGCCAGCGGAGCGGCTTGA